The following are encoded together in the Marmota flaviventris isolate mMarFla1 chromosome 18, mMarFla1.hap1, whole genome shotgun sequence genome:
- the LOC139702806 gene encoding zinc finger protein 773-like translates to MRSCSIHESKKCFISSEAKKDFSDSLNHLQLQVTQSRGRQQKNIEYMEAFHNGHKCYKCSECGKAFCQKYRLAQHQRVHTGERLYECHECGKAFSYKHILVQHQRIHTGERPYECNKCGKAFSNKPTLVRHQRIHTGERPYECGKFFSQSSSLSEHQRIHTGSRPYKCNECGKFFTSNSNPIKHQIVHTGTRPYECSECEKVFNQSPSLIKHQRVYTGERPYECNECGTFFSQSSTLIKHQRVHTGSRPYKCFECGKCFSQSFGLTQHQRVRRGERPYECSECGEFFSQSSQLTRHHKVQTEKCLMSAVNVE, encoded by the coding sequence ATGAGGAGTTGCAGTATCCATGAGTCAAAGAAGTGTTTCATTTCCTCGGAGGCCAAGAAGGACTTCTCAGACAGCTTGAACCATCTCCAGCTTCAAGTCACTCAAAGCAGAGGGAGGCAACAAAAGAATATTGAGTATATGGAAGCTTTTCACAATGGACACAAATGCTATAAGtgcagtgaatgtgggaaagccttctgCCAAAAATACAGACTTGCTCAGCACCAGAGAGTGCACACTGGAGAGAGGCTTTATGAGTGCCAtgaatgtgggaaggccttcagcTACAAACACATACTTGTTCAGCaccagagaattcacactggagaaaggcCTTATGAATGCAACaaatgtgggaaggccttcagcAACAAACCAACGCTTGTTCGGCACCAgcgaattcatactggagaaaggCCTTATGAATGTGGGAAATTTTTTAGCCAAAGCTCCAGCCTTAGTGAACATCAGAGGATCCATACTGGCTCAAGGCCTTATAAATGCAACGAATGTGGAAAATTCTTTACCTCCAATTCCAATCCAATTAAACACCAGATAGTTCACACAGGAACAAGGCCTTATGAATGCAGTGAATGTGAGAAAGTCTTTAACCAAAGCCCCAGCCTCATTAAACATCAGAGAGTTTACACTGGTGAAAGGCCATATGAGTGTAATGAATGTGGGACATTCTTTAGTCAAAGCTCTACCCTCATTAAACATCAAAGAGTTCACACTGGATCAAGACCTTATAAATGCTTCGAATGTGGGAAATGTTTTAGTCAAAGCTTTGGCCTAACACAGCACCAGAGAGTTCGCAGGGGAGAAAGACCATATGAGTGCAGTGAATGTGGAGAATTCTTCAGTCAAAGCAGCCAACTTACTCGGCACCACAAAGTTCAAACTGAGAAATGCCTTATGAGTGCAGTAAATGTGGAATAG